CGGGGTAGGCGCCGCAGCGGCAGATGTTGCCCGACATGCGCTCTCGGATCTCGGCGTCGCTCAGCTGCGCCACCGGCCCGGTGCGCCGCACATCGGCCGTGACATGGCTGGGCGCGCCTTGCTCCGCTTCGCGCAGCATGCCCACGGCCGAGCAGATCTGCCCCGAGGTGCAATAGCCGCACTGGAACCCGTCGTGCTTGATGAAGGCGGCCTGCATCGGATGCAGCTCGTTGCCGCGCGCGAGCCCCTCGATGGTGGTGATCTCCGCCCCGTCGTGCGAGAGTGCGAGCGCCAGGCAGGAGTTGATGCGCCGCCCATTGACGAGCACCGTGCACGCGCCGCATTGGCCGTGGTCGCAGCCTTTCTTCGTACCCGGCAGCGCCATCTGCTCGCGCAGCAGGTCGAGCAGGGTCGTGCGCGGATCGACTTGCAGCGCATGCGGCTTGCCGTTGACGCGCAGGGCGAGGGCCATGGAAGAAGAAGGCGGCGCGGCATCGGCGTCCGCCTGCGCGGCCGATGCCACCGACGCCGCCATGGGCGCCGACGCCAGGATGCCGGCGATGCCGGTCGTTCCGCTTTCCGCAAGGAAGGCGCGGCGGGTCAGCTGGCCGGCGAGCGGGGGGAGAAGAGGGCTGCTGTCGTCGTCAGGCAACTCATCGGCCTGCCGTTCATCGGAAAGGAGGGATGTCATCGTGTGTGGCAAGTGCTGGTCGATCGATCGATGAAGGAACCTCGTCGCGCAGGCGGTGGCCCGTGCGCTTTTTTTCCGAGGCGTCGATTTCTCAGCTTAGCTATCGATAACTTGTTGCAGGCATCGGTTTTTTTTATACCTGCGGGGTTTGCCCAAGTCATCCTGCACTGCGTGCCGGTCGATATGATTTGGTGGAATCGCTCCATGGAAGGGCGAATCCAGGGAGAAGATATGTCGACAAATTCGAATGCCGTGGCGCAAGCGCAGCCTTGGAAGCCGAACAAGGCTTCCACATGTGAGGCGATTCGATGACAGCCGGCCTGCGCCTTGCGCTGAACGTGTTCGCGTGGTTTCTGGCCATGCCAGTGCTTTTCGTTTCAGCGGCGGCACTCGAAAGCCACAGGATTCTCTCGATCTCCAATCACATGGCTCCGATGACCGCAGTCGTGCTTTCACTGTGGGCCGGCGTGATCTATTGGCGCTGTGTGCCGGGCACGCCAGGCATGTGGCGCCGAGCTGGCTACCTTGCTGCTTTCCTGGGCGTCATGTTCCTCTTGGGATGGGCCGCGATGTGGCTGACCTTCGTCGTCATGCTGGCAATCTACGGCGCGTAGTCGCCGGTCAATCCCCCCCGCACCCGCTGCCCTCGAGCACCGGCAGCAGCTGCGGCCCCAGCGACTTCAGCAACTGCGTGGGCAGCGCGCTCGTGAACCGGTAGCGGGCGGCGTACGGCTCGTTCACGTAGGCCATGATGGTGCCGAAGTAGCGGTCGCCGATCATGAACACGAAGGTGGCCGAGCGACTGATCTTGCGCTCCGGGCCCGCCCGTCCGCCGCGGCCGTTGTGCCCGTAGCGATGGTCGCCGGTGCCGGTCTTGCCGCCGATCTCGATGACGCGGCCATTCGCGTCCACGAGCGAGTCCTTCAGGCGCCGCGCCGTGCCGTCCTGCACCACCTGGATCAGCGCGCGGCGCACCGTTGCGGCCACCTCGGGGGGCAGCACCTGCTCGGCGGCCGCGTCGCGCGGCTCCAGCCGCGTTTCGTAGGGCGTGTCGCGCGCGAAGTGCAGTGCGCCGACCCGTTGCACCGGCCGCCGCGCGCCATCGCTGGCGATGATGCCCATCAGCTCCGCCAGGGCGGCCGGCCGGTCGCCCGACGCGCCGATGGCGCTTGCGTACGACGGCGTCAGCGATGCGAACGGGTAGCCCAGGCGCTGCCACGAGCGATGGATCTGCGCGAAGGCGTCGAGCTCGACCAGCTCGCGCAGGCGCTTGTCCTGCGCGCTCTTGTGGCGCGTCTTGAAGAGCCAGGCATAGACCTCCTGGCGCTCGCGCTCGCTCGCCTCCAGCACCTCGGTCAGCGTTGCGCCCGGGTGGCGCCGCAGGAATCCCACCAGCCAGAGTTCGAGCGGATGCACGCGCGCGACGTAGCCGCGATCGGCGAGCGACAGGCCGGCGTAGGTGGTGCGCAGCGCCCGCAGTGCGCGCGGCGAGCCGGCGCCGCGGCCCAGGCGCTGCGTGAGCAGCTCGTCGAGCTGGGCTTCGCTGGCTTCGGGCTCGATCGTGAACAGTACGCTCGCCAGGCGTGGCGCCGATGGCCGGATGCCGCGCATCAGCAGCGCTTCGGCCTCGGCCGCGGGCAGGCGCTGGTACTTGCGATAGAAGCGGATCAGGAAGGCCGAGCCCTCGCGGTCGGCAAAGCGCTCGAGCATTTCGCGCCGGCCCGGATCGGCAGGGTCCTTCAGCAGGCGCTCGGCGCCCGACGCGCCGCCGAACATGCGGTGGCGCACCAGGTCGCGCATCAGGCGGATGAACACCAGGTTGACCGAATGCTTGAAGCCCTCGCGCACCGTCATCGACTCGTTGTTGCGCGAGCGCTCGAAGTTCTCGAACTGGTGCAGGCCGCCGCCGGTGAAGAAGGATTCGCCCGGGTTCGCCGAATACTTGCGCTCCATGGCCGCCTCGAGCATTGGCACCAGACGGCGGTCCTTGGCACGCAGCAGGTACTGCCGCGCCCACTCGCCCAGCGGATCGCGCGGGTTGGGCGCCAGCGCCGACAGCTGGGCGGGGCTCAGCCCGGCCCAGTCCGCGTGCAGTTCGGCCACGAGCTCGAGGTAGCTCACCAGCGTGCGCAGCTTGGCGGTCGAGCCCAGGTCCAGCCGCGCGCCCTGGTTCACGTCGAAAGGCTGGTCGATGTTGTCGGCCTGCACGCGCAGCAGGTTGGCCTGGGCGCCGCGCTCGAACAGCGTGAAGCTGTAGATCAGCGGGCTCGGGTCCGCGCCCGGGTCGAGCATGTGGGAGCCGAACAATCCCGCGGCCTTGGCTGCGGCGGGCGTCCGCAGGCCGGCCAGCACCCGCGCCGCCAGGGCTTGCGCTTCGCTGTCCAGGCTGGTTTCGGCCTCCAGGTCGAGGCGCTCCAGGTCGTAGGCACGCGGCACGTCGAGCAGGGTGGAGATGTGGGTGCGCAGCGCGGTCGCGGCCTTGCGCTGCACGAAGTCCGGCCGCGGCGTCGAGGGCAGGTCGGGCCTCAGATGCAGCGGCAGCGGCAGTGCCGCATCGCGCAGCGTGGGCGCGATCAGGCCCGCCTCGGCCATCAGCCGCAGGTAGCTGTCGGTCAGCCGGGCCAGGCCCGCGCCGTCGCCGAGCAGGTGCTGCGACGGGCGGCGCTGCGCGATCATCAGCGACAGCGACTGCTTGAAAGCCTCGGCCTGGCGCTGGAGCATTTCGGGCGTGGGCGCCGCCCCCTCGGCGTTGTCGGCGAGCAGGCGGTTCACTTCGCGGAAGTCGCGTCCGTACCAGGCCCACAGGCCGTCGCCCAGGCCGTGCACCTCGCCCATGCCCGGGCGCGCGGCCAGCGGCACGGTGTCGAGGTAGTCGACGACGATCTGGCGGCGCCGCGCCAGCGTGTCGTCGCCGTCCTGGTAGGCGCGCACGGAGGCAGACATCATCTGGCGCAGCTTTTCGCGGACCGACCCGGTGCGGCCCTGCGGCGAATGGCGGTACTTTTCGATCTGGGTGGCCAGCGTGCTGCCGCCCGTCGCCGACCCGCCCGGGTTGAACACCCGCAGCCCCTGCTCGACCGCGGCCTTGGCAAAGCGTTCCGGATCGAGCGCGGGGTTGCGCTGCGCCGGCTCCGCGTCCAGCAGGTGGCGGTCCTCGACGAACAGCAGGGCGCTCACCAGCAGCGGCGGCACATCCTCGAAACGCTCGTACGCGCGCTGGGGCACGCGCGTGTTCAGCAGCGCCGCATTGCGGCAGTCGCGCACGGTCAGGCCGGCCTGGTTCTTCTCGCGGTAGGGCATGAAAAGCCCGCGCTCCTGCAGTTCGATCAGCCGCGGCGACAGGCGCGCCTGGCGGGTGATGGCATAGCCGTGGGGCTCCAGGCGCTGGATGAATTCGGGAAGATCGTGGTAGCCGAGCCGCTCGTCGTATGGCCCCGTGTGGGGAAAGCGGATGGCATCGCTGGCACCGGCGCTGACGCTGAAGCCGGCGCCGCTGGCAAAGTCGCGCCAGAAGGCCGATTGCCATCGGGAAGTCTTCAGCTCGTTGACAACCGCGTATGCGGCAAGCGCACCCAGCACGGTGAGCCCGCCACCCATCCACAAGACCTTTTTGAACCTTGTCATGCTGCCTCGCAAACAGTCTGAACCACGGGTTCGTGCATCGTGATGATGCGCTTTCCGCGGCCGCTTGGCGCATGTGCACGGCGTTCTTCGATGCCGGAGAACTACCTATGGCGAATCAGCGCTGCATTGGCATACAAGATGTAGTTGGATTGTCTTATCGGCAACAAGACGTGGCCTTCTCAGCCCACCGCCTTGATGAGCCGTTCGCGCCCCGCCTTGGCCAGCATCGACGCCACCGCGCACGAGGCCAGGCGTGCCGGTTCCGAGTCGGCGCGGCTCGTCAGGATCACCGGCACCTTCGTGCCCAGCACGATGCCCGCCGCAAACGCCCCGCCCAGGAAGGTGAGGCTCTTGGCCAGCATGTTGCCCGCGTCCAGGCTGGGCACGATCAGCACGTTGGCGCGGCCTGCCACCGGCGAGACGATGCCCTTGATGCGCGCCGCCTCGGCGTCGATGGCGTTGTCCATGGCCAGCGGCCCGTCGAGCTGCGCGCCGGTGATCTGGCCGCGATCGGCCATCTTGCACAGCACGGCGGCATCCAGCGTGGAAGGCACCTTGGTGTTGACCGTTTCCGTGGCCGAGAGAATCGCCACGCGAACCGCCGGCATCAGCAGCGCATGCGCAAGGTCGATCGCGTTCTGCACGATGTCGACCTTCTCTTCGAGCGTGGGCGCGATGTTGATGGCGGCGTCCGAAATGATCAGCGGCTGCGAATGGCCCGGAATATCCATCACGAAGCAGTGGCTGATGCGCCGCGACGTGCGCAGGCCCCCTTCGCGCCGCACCACCGCGCCCATCAGCTCGTCGGTGTGCAGGCTGCCCTTCATCAACGCATCGACCTCGCCGCGCAAGGCCATGGCGACGGCTGCGTCGGCCGCGGCGTGGCTGTGGGGGGCGTCGACGATGGGGATGGCAGAGAGATCAGCTCCGGCTTCGCGTGCCGCGGCCTCGATCTTTGCGCGCGGGCCGACCAGCGTGGGAGCGATGAGGCCCAGCGCGGCTGAAGCTAGCGCCGCTTCGAGCGACACGGCGTTGGCTGGGTGGACGACCGCGACGCGCAGGGGAGGGAGGGCGCGGGCGGCGGCGATGAGGCGGTCGTAGTGGGGGTGGGAGGCGGAGGAGGAGGGGGCCATGCGGGCTCCGGAGGATGGGTGTTCGGTGCGTAGCGGAAGGTGCGGAGAGGCGACAACGAATGTTTCCCCGAAGCAAACAGTTAACAAGTTACACCACAATGTGTCCATTCCAAGCAATGAACACAATGAGCCCCATCCACGCGGCGCGCGAATACGTTTTAGAAGCTGTTCAGAAGCCCGCGCTCGCTAGCGCTCTGCCCGATTCGATCAAGTTCAAGATCCGTAGCGCCGGCATATGGGTGAGCCGTTTCAGACGGGTAGGGGACTTGTTCGCATACCTGAAGCGATTCAACGGGAGTACACAAGACGGCCTCTCTGATGAGATGCGCGCGCTTGGACTCCAAACGTTCGAAGACATCGTTGACCCCTTTGAAAGGCGATTCGCCGATTGGGTTGGTGATCGGTTTCGCGCATCGGACTTCGTCATCGGCGAGACGTACAGCTCGCATGACATCCTGATCTTTGCAGGGATCTACGACACCCGCACTGAAGGGATGTTGGTCATTGAATCAGGTGATCAACCAACGGCAGTCGTCATCAAGGCGACCATGAGCGGCGGCAAGTACAACAACGCGTGGCTGGAAGAGGGCCGACGGCTGAAGTACTACCTGAAGAGCATCACTCGGAACGGCGTCGTGCAATTTGGTGAGCACTTCAAGCCCAACGCGGCGGTCTTGAACGTGCCGGGATTGCCAGTACTCGCTTTCGTTCGACAAGCGGAGGGCGACCCATTCGTTTATGCGGGAGCCTTCTCGCGTCAACAGATGCACGAAGAGCCGGACGGTGCGAAGTGGTTTGAGCTTGCGCTCACGAGCTCTGATGATTTGATCGCCGACGCGGGCTATGTGCAGCAAGAGTTGCAAGACCGTGTGGTTCAAGCCTCAACGCGACCAAGGAAAGAGCGCCTCGCCCGCTTGGCCAACGCGCCGAAGAAGCCCAAGACCATTCGAACTGTTTCAACGGCGTTCGTGAGAAATCCCGATGTGGTTGCCGAGGTCCTCTTTCGAGCAGAGGGGCAATGCGAAGGGTGCAAGAAGCCTGCTCCGTTTGTCAGCAAGGCCACTGGCGATCCATACCTTGAGGTGCATCACATCACGCCGTTGGCGCAAGGTGGTGATGACACCGTCGACAACGCTTGGGCCCTCTGCCCAAACTGCCATCGCGAAAAGCACTTCGGATAGCAGCTAAAGCGTTTCGACCAACCGCGCTGCAGTGCCATCAGACAGCATGAGCCGCTCCACCCGCAGAGGCTGTGCGCAATGGGCACAAACTCCGAATCGTTGGTGCCCATGACGAACTCCAGCGAGGGCGACGCGAGTGCATCACGCCAGTCGATGTCATCGAGCATCGCTTCGTTGACTGTGGTGCCCCGCAAAGTTTTGGAGAGAAGAGTGCCGTGCGCGCGACAAGGCGAATGACCTGAGGTCTGCCAGGGACTACAAAATCCTCTTCATCAGCCGCCAAGCGCCCATGAAAAAAGCCCCTTGCTATCGAATAAATAGCAACGGGCTTTTTAGATTGGTGCCGGAGAGATGAATCGAACACCCGACCTTCTCATTACGAATGAGCTGCTCTACCGACTGAGCTACACCGGCGAAGCCTCGGATTATAGCAACACCGTCAGGCCTTTTCGGCGTGGTACTTGGTCAAACGCTCGACTTCGTTACGCGAACCCAACATCACGCTCACGCGCTCGTGCAGTTTGGTGGGCTGCAACTCCAGGATGCGCTGCTTGCCGTTGGTGGCCGCGCCGCCGGCCTGCTCGACCAGCCAGCTCATCGGGTTGGCCTCGTACATCAGGCGCAGCTTGCCGGCCTTTTCGGGCTCGCGCTTGTCCCACGGGTACATGAACACGCCGCCGCGCATCAGGATGCGGTGCACGTCGGCCACCATGCTGGCAATCCAGCGCATGTTGAAGTCCTTGCCGCGCGGGCCTTCCTTGCCGGCCAGGCATTCGTCGATGTAGCGCTTCATGGGCTCGTCCCAGTGGCGCATGTTGCTCATGTTGACGGCAAATTCTTTCGTATCGGCCGGAATCTGGATGTCTTCCTGCGTGAGCACGAAGCTGCCTTGCTCGCGGTCGAGCGTGAACATGGCCACGCCGTTGCCCACGGTCAGCACCAGGGTGGTCTGCGGGCCGTAGATGCAGTAGCCGGCCGCCACCTGCTGGGTGCCGGGCTGCAGGAAGTCGGCTTCCTGCACGCCGGGGGTGTCGTCGGGCTTCTTCAGCACGCTGAAGATGGTGCCGATGCTCACGTTCACGTCGATGTTGCTGCTGCCGTCGAGCGGGTCGAACATGAGCAGGTATTCGCCCTGCGGGTAGCGGTTGGGCACCACGTAGATGCTGTCCATTTCCTCGCTGGCCATGGCCGCAAGGTGGCCGCCCCATTCGTTGGCCTCGATCAGCACTTCGTTGGCGATGATGTCCAGCTTCTTCTGGATCTCGCCTTGCACGTTCTCGGTTTCGGCCGTGCCGAGCACGCCGCCGAGCGCGCCCTTGTTGACGGCCTGGCTGATGCTCTTGCAGGCACGAGCCACCACTTCGAGCAGCAGGCGCAGCTGGCCGGGAATGAGGCCGTCGGCGCGTTGCTGTTCGACGAGGTAGCGGGTGAGGGAAATCTTTTGTTGTTGAGCCATGTGCTTTCTGTGTTCCTTGCTGTTTAGTTACCGGCCAGGGCGCGGGTCACCACTTCGTGGGTGTCCTTGCTCAGGTCAGGCTTGGCGGCCACGCGGGCGATCGCTTCGCGCGCGGCGCTGCGGTAGGGCTCGGCCAGCTTGCTCCAGCGGTCGAGCGCGCGGGCAAGGCGGGCGGCCACCTGGGGGTTGATGGCGTCCAGCTCTATGACGCGCTCGCACCAGAACACGTAGCCGGCCGCGTCGGGGCGGTGGAACGCGCCGGGGTTGGCGCTGCAATAGCTGAAGATCACGCTGCGCGCGCGGTTGGGGTTCTTGATGGAGAAGTCCGGGTGCTTCATCAGCTGCCTGACCAGCGGCAGGATGTCGCCGCCGCGGTCGGGTGCGCCAGCCTGCAGCGAGAACCACTTGTCGATGACCAGCGCCTCGTCCTTGAAGATGGCGTGAAAGCGCGCGAGCGCCTGCGCTGCCAGCGTGTGGCCCGACGACACCAGCGCATTGAGCGCGTTGAAGCGGTCGGTCATGTTGCCGGCATCCTTGAAGCGCTGCAGCGTCTTGCCGGGCCACACGGTGTCGCCCGATGAGCGCGCCGCCAGGCACAGGAAGTTGAGCGCCATGCCGGCCAGCGCGCGGCGGCCCGACGAGGTCGGGTCGGGCGTGTAGGCGCCGGTGTCGTGGTTTTCTTCGTAGACCTGTTGCCAGTCGGCAAAGAGGGCGATGGCCAGCTGGGCGCGCATGGCTTCGCGCACGAGGTGCACGCGCTGCGGGTCGACCACGTCGAGCTGCTCGGAAATGTAGGTTTCCGAAGGCAGCGTGAGCACCAGTTCCTTGAAGGCGGCATCGAGCTTGGGGTTGCGCAGCACGCTGCGCATGGCGTCGATGTAGGCGTCGTTCAGCACCGGGGTGGTGTCGGTGGCCAGGGCGGCAATGCCCTGCAGCGCGGCGCGCAGGCCCAGGCGCTGGCCGGCTTCCCAGCGGTTGAACGGGTCGGGATCGTTGGCCAGGAGGGTGAGCAGCTGGGCGTCGGTGTATTCGAAGTCGAGGATCACCGGCGCGCTGAAGCCGCGCAGGATGGACGGCACGGGCTCGGCGTCGAGGCCCACGAAGGTGATCTGCTCGCCGGCGCGCGAGAGCACCACGGTGCGCGTGCAGGGCGTGCCTGGCGCGCCGCGAGTCACTTCACTTTCGCCTTCGAGCTGCAGCGGCAGTTCGCGTCCGCTGGCATCGAGCAGGCCGATGTTCACCGGAATGACGAAGGGTTCCTTGGCCGGCTGGCCCGGCGTGGGCAGGCAGCTTTGAACGATGCTCAAGGTGTAGCTGCGGTTCTGCGTGTCGTACACGCCGTGCGCGGCCAGGCGGGGCGTGCCGGCCTGGCTGTACCAGCGCTTGAACTGGGGCAGCAGGCGGGCCAGTTCCGAATCGGGGTTGGCGTCGGCAATGGCCTGGGCGAAATCGTCGCAGGTCACGGCCTGGCCGTCATGGCGTTCGAAGTAGAGCGTGATGCCCTTCTCGAAGCCCTTGCGGCCGACCAGCGTCTGCATCATGCGGACCACCTCGGCACCCTTTTCGTAGATGGTGACGGTGTAGAAGTTGCTGATCTCGATGTAGCTGTCGGGCCGCACCGGGTGGGCCATGGGGCCGGCGTCTTCGGGGAACTGGGCGGTACGCAGCACGCGCACGTCCTCGATGCGCTTCACGGCGCGGGCCGAGGCGTCGGCGCACAGGTCCTGGCTGAACTCTTGGTCGCGGAAGACGGTGAGGCCTTCCTTCAGCGAGAGCTGGAACCAGTCGCGGCAGGTGACGCGGTCGCCGGTCCAGTTGTGGAAGTACTCGTGGCCGACCACGCTTTCGATGTTGCTGTAGTCGGCGTCGGTGGCGGTGGCCTGGTTGGCCAGAACGTACTTCGTGTTGAAGATGTTCAGGCCCTTGTTTTCCATCGCGCCCATGTTGAAGTCGCTGGTGGCCACGATCATGAAGCGGTCCAGGTCCAGCGGCAGGCCGAAGCGGGCTTCGTCCCACAGCACGGAGTTGACCAGCGAGTTCATCGCATGCTCGGTCTTGTCGAGGTCGCCGGCGCGCACGTACACCTGCAGCAGGTGTTCCTTGCCGCTGCGCGCGGTGATGCGCTGCTCGCGCGCCACCAGCTTGCCGGCCACCAGCGCGAACAGGTAGCAGGGCTTCCTGAAGGGGTCGACCCACTTGGCAAAGTGGCGGCCTTCGGGCAGCTCGCCCTGCTCGACGAGGTTGCCGTTCGACAGCAGCACCGGGTAGGCGGCCTTGGCGGCGCGCAGCGTGACGGTGTACATCGCCATCACGTCCGGACGGTCGAGAAAATAGGTGATGCGGCGGAAGCCCTCGGCCTCGCACTGCGTGAAGAAGGTGTCTTCGCTCACGAACAGGCCCATCAGCTTGGTGTTCTTGATGGGGCAGCAGGTGGTGAAGATCTCGAGCTCGAAGGCCCCTTCTTCGGCGGACGGCAGACCGTCCAGCACGAGCTGGTCGCCTTCCATGCGGAAGGAGGCGCCCTGGCCGTTGACCAGCACGCGCGCCAGGTTCAGCTCGTCGCCGTCCAGGCGCAGGGGCTGCGCCGGCGCGTCGGGGTTGCGGCGCAGCTGCATGCGGTTGAGCACGCGGGTCTTGGCGGGGTCGAGGTCGAAGGTGAGGTCGACGGTGTCGATCCAGAATGCCGGAGCGGCATAGTCTTCGCGGCGAATGGCAATCGGTTGCCCTTGGGCGTCACGCTGCAGCAGCATCGAGTGTCTCCAGAAAATTCGAATGGGCGAGTTCGTCGTAGTCGCGAACCGCGGCAATCACATGGGGGCCGGCAAGCTCGGCGGCGGAATGGGTGCTGCACACGGCCACGGCGCGCATGCCGCCGCGGCGCGCGGCCTCGATGCCGAAGGGGGCATCTTCAAAGACGATGCAGCGCTCGGGCGCCACGCCGATGCGGCGTGCGGCTTCCAGAAAGATCTCGGGCGTGGGCTTGCCGGCAAAGCCTTCGTCGCCGCCGACGATGGCCAGCGGCAGCGGGTCCATCTTCAGGCGCGACATCGCAAACTCGATGTTGTGCCGGTCGCCGGCGGTGCCCACGGCCACCTTCAGGCCGCGTGCGACGGCGGCCCTGGCAAAGGCGGTGAAGCCGGCCACTTCGGCGAAGTTGTCGTGGAAGAGGGCGCGGTAGATCTCTTCCTTCTCGTGCACCAGGCCCAAGCACTCTTCGTCGGAAAGCTCGCGCTCGAACAGCTCGCGCATGCACTCGGTGCCGGTGCGGCCCGTGGTGCGCGCAAGAATGTCGCTCACGTCGAGCTTCAGGCCGTGGCGTTCCGCAAATTCCACCCACGAGCGCGCATGCCAGGGCATGGAGTCGATCATGGTGCCGTCCATGTCGAAGATCAGGGCTTCGACCTTGTCGTGGGGCAGGCTCATCGCTTACACGCCCTGCTTGAGAGAGGCTTCGATGAACACATCGAGGTCGCCGTCGAGCACCTTCTGCGTGGCCGAGACTTCGACGTTGGTGCGCAGGTCCTTGATGCGGCTGTTGTCCAGCACGTAGCTGCGGATCTGGTGGCCCCAGCCCACGTCGGTCTTGCTGTCCTCGAGCTTCTGCTGTTCTTCCTGGCGCTTGCGCATCTCGTGGTCGTACAGGCGCGAGCGCAGGCGCTTCCACGCCACGTCGCGGTTGCTGTGCTGGCTGCGGCCGTCCTGGCACTGCACCACGATGCCGGTCGGGATGTGCGTCAGGCGCACGGCCGAGTCGGTCTTGTTGATGTGCTGGCCGCCCGCGCCGCTGGCGCGGAAGGTGTCGGTGCGCACGTCGGAGGGGTTGATGTCGATCTCGATCGAGTCGTCGATTTCCGGGTACACGAAGATGCTCGCAAAGCTGGTGTGGCGCCCGCCCGACGAGTCGAAAGGCGACTTGCGCACCAGGCGGTGCACGCCGGTCTCGGTGCGCAGCAGGCCGAAGGCGTAGTCGCCTTCCACCTTGATGGTCGCGCCCTTGATGCCCGCGGTGTCGCCCGGGGTTTCGTCTTCGATCTGCGTCTTGAAGCCCTTGCGCTCGGCGTACTTCAGGTACTGGCGCAGCAGCATGCTGGCCCAGTCGCAGGCCTCGGTGCCGCCGGCGCCGGCCTGGATGTCGACGAAGGCGTTGAGCGGATCGGCCGGGTTGTTGAACATCCGGCGGAATTCGAGCTGCTTGATGTCGGCTTCGAGCGTGGCGGCGTCATCGGCGATGGACTGCAGGCCGTCCATGTCGCCGTCGGCCTTCGACATTTCGAAGAGCTCGGTGTTGTCCGACAGCCCGTTGGTGAGGCGGTCGAGCGTGACGACCACGTCGTCGAGCGATTTCTTCTCGCGGCCCAGTTCCTGGGCCTTCTTGGGGTCGTTCCAGACGTTGGGATCTTCGAGCGATGCGTTGACCGTCCTCAGACGTTCGGCTTTGGCATCGTAGTCAAAGATACCTCCGTAAATCGACCGTACGGACGCTCAGGTCCGCGAGCATTGCGCCGATTTGGTTGATTTGTTCTGCGTCCATGGGGTGTCCTGACTGTGTTCGGGGGAAA
This genomic window from Variovorax paradoxus contains:
- the pepN gene encoding aminopeptidase N is translated as MLLQRDAQGQPIAIRREDYAAPAFWIDTVDLTFDLDPAKTRVLNRMQLRRNPDAPAQPLRLDGDELNLARVLVNGQGASFRMEGDQLVLDGLPSAEEGAFELEIFTTCCPIKNTKLMGLFVSEDTFFTQCEAEGFRRITYFLDRPDVMAMYTVTLRAAKAAYPVLLSNGNLVEQGELPEGRHFAKWVDPFRKPCYLFALVAGKLVAREQRITARSGKEHLLQVYVRAGDLDKTEHAMNSLVNSVLWDEARFGLPLDLDRFMIVATSDFNMGAMENKGLNIFNTKYVLANQATATDADYSNIESVVGHEYFHNWTGDRVTCRDWFQLSLKEGLTVFRDQEFSQDLCADASARAVKRIEDVRVLRTAQFPEDAGPMAHPVRPDSYIEISNFYTVTIYEKGAEVVRMMQTLVGRKGFEKGITLYFERHDGQAVTCDDFAQAIADANPDSELARLLPQFKRWYSQAGTPRLAAHGVYDTQNRSYTLSIVQSCLPTPGQPAKEPFVIPVNIGLLDASGRELPLQLEGESEVTRGAPGTPCTRTVVLSRAGEQITFVGLDAEPVPSILRGFSAPVILDFEYTDAQLLTLLANDPDPFNRWEAGQRLGLRAALQGIAALATDTTPVLNDAYIDAMRSVLRNPKLDAAFKELVLTLPSETYISEQLDVVDPQRVHLVREAMRAQLAIALFADWQQVYEENHDTGAYTPDPTSSGRRALAGMALNFLCLAARSSGDTVWPGKTLQRFKDAGNMTDRFNALNALVSSGHTLAAQALARFHAIFKDEALVIDKWFSLQAGAPDRGGDILPLVRQLMKHPDFSIKNPNRARSVIFSYCSANPGAFHRPDAAGYVFWCERVIELDAINPQVAARLARALDRWSKLAEPYRSAAREAIARVAAKPDLSKDTHEVVTRALAGN
- a CDS encoding HAD family hydrolase produces the protein MSLPHDKVEALIFDMDGTMIDSMPWHARSWVEFAERHGLKLDVSDILARTTGRTGTECMRELFERELSDEECLGLVHEKEEIYRALFHDNFAEVAGFTAFARAAVARGLKVAVGTAGDRHNIEFAMSRLKMDPLPLAIVGGDEGFAGKPTPEIFLEAARRIGVAPERCIVFEDAPFGIEAARRGGMRAVAVCSTHSAAELAGPHVIAAVRDYDELAHSNFLETLDAAAA
- the prfB gene encoding peptide chain release factor 2 (programmed frameshift); amino-acid sequence: MDAEQINQIGAMLADLSVRTVDLRRYLDYDAKAERLRTVNASLEDPNVWNDPKKAQELGREKKSLDDVVVTLDRLTNGLSDNTELFEMSKADGDMDGLQSIADDAATLEADIKQLEFRRMFNNPADPLNAFVDIQAGAGGTEACDWASMLLRQYLKYAERKGFKTQIEDETPGDTAGIKGATIKVEGDYAFGLLRTETGVHRLVRKSPFDSSGGRHTSFASIFVYPEIDDSIEIDINPSDVRTDTFRASGAGGQHINKTDSAVRLTHIPTGIVVQCQDGRSQHSNRDVAWKRLRSRLYDHEMRKRQEEQQKLEDSKTDVGWGHQIRSYVLDNSRIKDLRTNVEVSATQKVLDGDLDVFIEASLKQGV